In Pantoea agglomerans, the genomic stretch TCGAGGGGGGCCAGCTGATCCAGCAGGTGGCGCGCAATGCCGGCATCACTATCAAGGTGCGCCGCGTGCCCTATGACGGCTACTGGTCAACGCACTGGACCAAAGATCCGGTGGGCTACGGCTCCATCAACCCGCGCCCGACGCTCGATATGCTCTTTTCGCAGTTCTACCTTTCCGGCGCGCCCAATAACGAGTCGGGCTGGAAAAACGCCCAGTTCGATCAGCTGGTGGTGGCGGCGCGCGGCGAGCGCGAGCAGGCGAAGCGCAAGCAGATGTACGGGGATATGCAGAAGCTAATCTACGACCACTGCGGCACCATTATCCCGACCTTTATCAGCTCCACCGACGGCTACAGCAAAAAGGTGAAGGGCGTTGAAGCCTGGCCCTCCGGCATGATGATGGGCTACCGCTTCCACGAATTTGCCTGGCTGTCCGCTTAACCCTTTCGACGCTGGAGATCGCCGATGAACCGATACATGATGTTCCTGATCGCCCGACGCACCGGCGCCGGCATCCTGACCTTGCTTATCGTCTCGGCGGTGGTGTTCTTTATCACCAGCCTGCTGCCGGGCGACGCGGCGCAGATGATCCTGGGGCAAAACGCCACGCCGGAGACGGTGGCGGCGCTGCGCGCACAGCTCGGGCTGGATCAGCCGCTGCTGCTGCGCTACTTCAGCTGGCTGGGCGGCATGCTGCAGGGCGACTTCGGCACCTCGTTCGCCAGCCACCTGCCGGTGATGCAGCTGATGGCGCAGCGCATTCCCGCCACCTTTGAGCTGGCGGCGATCACCACGCTAATCTGCGTGCCGCTGGCGCTGCTGACTGGCATTACGGCGGCCATGACGCGCGGTTCGCTGCTGGATCGCCTGCTGGTGGTTACCACCATGGCGACGGTGGCGGTGCCGGAGTTCCTGGTGGCGACGGTGGCGGTGCTGATCTTTGCCGTGAAGCTGCACTGGGTGTCGGCCATGTCCTTCGGCTCGCCAAATATGGATCTGGTCAGCTATCTGAAGGCCTACGCGCTGCCGGTGCTGACGCTCTGCTGCGTGCTGGTGGCGCAGATGGCGCGTATGTCGCGCGCCGCCATTATTGACCAGCTCGATAGCCCCTACCTGGAGATGGCGCTGCTGAAGGGGGTCTCACCGCTGCGCGCCGTGCTGCGCCACGCTCTGCCTAACGCGGTCGGCCCGATTGCCAACGCCATCTCGCTCAGCCTCGCCTACCTGTTCGGCGGCGTGATCATTATCGAAACCATCTTTAGCTACCCCGGCCTCGCCAGCCAGCTGGTGGATGCGGTCAGCAACCGCGATCTGCCGGTGGTGCAGTTCTGCGTGATGCTGTTTGCGGGCTGCTATCTGGTGCTGCTGCTGCTGGCCGACGTGCTGACTATCGCCTTCAACCCGAAATGGAGAAGCGCATGAATACCTTACTTCCGGTTCGTTTCTTTCAGTCGCTCTCTGTCTCAGGACGGCTGGGGTTGACGCTGTCGATTTTCTGGCTGCTGATGGCTATTTTTGGCAGCCAGCTGGCGCCGCACAACGTCGAAGATATCGGCGGCGGCCCGCTGTTCGGCGGATTTACCGCCGACAACTGGCTCGGCACCGACGCGCTGGGGCGCGATATCCTTAGCCGCATTCTCTACGGCGCGAAGTTCTCTATCGGCCTGGCGCTGGGCGCAGCGATCGGGGCCAGCCTGGTCGGCACGCTGCTGGCGCTGCTGGCGGCGGTGACCGGCCGCTGGCTGGAGGAGCTGCTGGGCCGCATCAACGACGCCATGCTGGTGCTGCCGGGCAAGGTGCTGTCGCTGATGATCGTGGCGGTGTTTGGCTCCTCGCTGCCGATGCTGCTGGTGACGGCGATCTTTACCTTCTGGCCGGGGGCGTTCCGCATCGCGTTTGCGATGGCGGGCAGCCTGCGCAATATGGATTACGTGCGCGCCTCGCGGCTGCGCGGCGAAAGCCGCTGGTATATCGCTATTCACGACATCCTGCCCAATATGGTTCATCCGATGCTGGCGGACTTCGGCCTGCGCTTCGTCTATATCGTGCTGCTGCTGAGCGGCCTGAGCTTTCTCGGCCTCGGCGTGCAGCCGCCCTATGCCGACTGGGGTACGCTGGTGCGCGAAAATATGCAGGGGCTGTTTGACGGCTCGCCAGCGGTGCTGATGCCGGCGCTGGCCATCGCCAGCCTGACTATCGGCGCCAACCTGTTTATCGACAGCCTGCAACAGATGCGCCCGCTGATGCTGGCGAAGGAGGGCGTATGAACGTTATGCCGCATACCGCAATGCCGGTGATTTCGGTGGAAAATCTGCGCGTCACGGCGCAAAGCGACAAGGGCGACGCCGTCGATCTGGTGTCAGATATCCGCTTTACCGTGCAGAAAGGGGAAGTGCTCGCCCTGATTGGCGAGTCGGGCTCGGGAAAAACCACCATTGCGATGGCGCTGATGGGCTATGCGCGCCACGGCTGCCGCATCGCCGAGGGTAATATTCACGTGGCGGGCGTTGACGTCAACAGCCTCAGCTCGCAGCAGCTGCGCGAATTTCGCGGTAACAAAGTCGCCTATATCGCCCAGAGCGCGGCGGCGTCGTTCAACCCCGGCATGAAAATTATCGATCAGGTGATCGAGCCGGTGGTGATCCACGGCATCATGACGCGCAAGGCGGCGAAAGCCAAGGCGGTGGCGCTGTTCCGCGAGCTGGCGCTGCCCAGTCCCGACACCATTGGCGACCGCTGGCCGCATCAGGTCTCTGGCGGGCAGCTGCAGCGTCTGATGACCGCGATGGCGCTGATTGGCGATCCCGACGTGGTGATCCTCGACGAGCCAACCACCGCGCTCGACGTCACCACCCAGGTGGAAGTGCTGAAGGCCTTTCGTCGCGTCGTGGCGCAGCGCGGCGTCACCGCCATCTACGTCAGTCACGATCTGGCGGTGGTGGCGCAGATGGCGGACCGCATTCTGGTGCTGCTGCGCGGTCAGATCGCCGAGTACGGCACTACCGAACGGCTGATTGGCGCGCCGCAGGCGGACTACACCCGCCTGCTGATGGACGCGGCGCGGCAGCAGGAGCGTCCCAGCCCGTGGCGCGGGGAGAGCGGCGAGCGGCAGCCGCTGCTGGAGGTGCGCGACCTCAGCGCCGGCTACGGCCCGCGCGGCCGTGACGGCCAGCCGAAGATCCCCATTCTGCAGGATATCAACCTCAGGCTGTGGAAAGGGCAGGCGATCGGCATTATCGGCGAGTCGGGATCGGGTAAAACAACCCTGGCGCACGCCATCGCCGGGCTTAACGCCCCCAGCCACGGCCATATGCTGTTTAACGGCCACTATATCGCGGGGGATATGCACAAGCGGCCTGACAACGAGCTGCGCCGCATTCAGTATGTGTTTCAGATGGCGGACACCGCGCTTAATCCGGCGCACAGCGTTGAGCGCATCCTGTCGCGGCCGCTGGCGCTGTTCCACGGCCTGCGCGGCCAGGCGCTGACCCAGCGGCTGCACCAGCTGCTCGATCTGGTGAAGCTGCCGCGCAGCGTGCTGTGGCGGCGCCCCTGGGCGCTCTCGGGCGGGCAGAAGCAGCGCGTCAACCTGGCGCGCGCGCTGGCGGCAGAGCCCGATCTGATCCTGTGCGATGAAGTGACCTCGGCGCTCGACACGGTGGTTGCCGCGGCGGTGCTCGATCTTATCAGCGAGCTGCGGCGCGAGCTGGGGCTGTCGGTGCTGTTTATCAGCCACGATATGCACGCGGTGCGGGCGGTGTGCGACAACATCGTGGTGATGAAGTCGGGGCGCATCGTCACCCAGCTGGCGCGTGAAGATTACGACAAGCCGACCAGCGAACTCTATTTCGAGCGCCTGAAGCGCGCGGTGCCGGAGCTGCGGCAGGGGTGGCTGGATGAGCACGAAGAGATTTTAAAGGCGGAATAGGGCTATCTTGCTTGCCATACTGTCCCCAGGCAGTGCGCTGGCCGTGAACAATCTGGCTGCGCAGATAACGCTCTGAAAGGTTGGCTTTTCACTGCAAAAAAAGAGGTATCAACGCTATGCCCGCTCCACTCCGCTATGTACAGGACAGCGCCGATTTTCCCGACGCCGTCGATGTGGTGATTATTGGCGCCGGTATTGCTGGCGCCGCTGCCGCCTGGGAGCTGACCAAAAAAGGACTGAAGGTGGCGCTGCTGGAGAAGGGACTGGTCGGCGCTGAACAGTCGAGCCGCAACTGGGGCTGGTGCCGCCAGCAGAACCGCGACGAGCGCGAGCTGCCGCTGATCATCCACGCGCTGCAGCGCTGGGGCGAACTGGGTGAGGAGACCGGCGAAGAGCTGGGCTTCCGCCGCAGCGGACTGATCTACGCGACGCGCAGCGAGGCGGATATCGCCGCGTGGGAGCGCTGGAACCGCATGGCGAAGCATTATGGGGTGCAGAGCGAGATCCTGACGGCGCATCGGGCGAAGGCGATGACGCCCGGCAGCACCACGCGCTGGCTCGGGGGCGTTTCGTCGCCTGACGACGGCCATGCCGAGCCGCGGCTGGCCGCGCCGGGTCTGGCGATCGCCGCCCAGCGCCTTGGCGCGCGGCTGTTTCAGCAGTGCGCGGTGCGCGGACTGGATATTGCCGCCGGTCGCGTCAGCGGCGTCTGGACTGAGCGCGGCTTAATCAAAACCAGCCGGGTGATCTGCGCGGCGGGGGCGTGGACCTCGATGTTCTGCCGCCGCCACGGCATCGATCTGCCGATCGGCAACGTTATCGGCACCGCGTTTCGCACCCGGCCCATTGCGCAGGCGATTGCGGTGCCGCTCTATACCCCAGGCTTTGCCTGCCGCCCGCAGCTCGACGGCAGCTATACCGTCTCCGTCTCCGGACGCGGCCGACTGGAGCCGGGCGCGCAGGGCATCCGCTACGCGCGTCAGTTTTATCCCACCTTCAAAAGCCGCCGTAAAAATCTGCGCCTGAACCTCGGCATGAAACCTTTTTTCCACGGCCCGGAAGCGCTCGGCGGCTGGGCCTTTGACCGTGAATCGCCTTTTGAGCGCGCGCGCATTCTCGATCCCGCTGCCGACGCGGCGACCGTGCAGGCCGGGCTGGATGCGATGCGCAACGAATACCCGGCGCTGGCGGGCCTTAAGCTGGCGCAGGCCTGGGGCGGCATGATCGACAGCACCCCCGATGCGATCCCGGTTATCTCCACCGTGGCGCAGCTGCCGGGCCTGGTGCTGTCGGCAGGCTACAGCGCGCACGGCTTCGGCATCGGGCCGGGCGCGGGGCGGCTGGCGGCCGATCTCGCCGCCGACGACGCGCCGATCGTCGACCCGACACCTTATCGCTATAGCCGTCTGGTTGACGGCAGCGCACTTGAAACGCCTGGCATGATGTAAGGAGCAACGCATGACCCCCATTTTTCGCGCCATGAAGGCGCACGATATTGAATCCTGCTACGCCATGACGCAGCAGCTGAACTGGCCGCACCGCCGCGAAGACTGGCAGCAGGCGCTGGCGCTGGGCGAAGGCGTGGTGATTGAGGAGCAGGGCAAACTGCTCGGCAGCGCTGTTCTCTGGCGCTGGGGCGAACGCGCCGCCACCATCGGGCTGGTGATTGTCAATAACCAGCAGCAGGGGCGCGGCCTGGGCAAACAGCTGATGCTGACCCTGCTGGAGAAAGTGCCTGACTATAACGTGCGGCTGCACGCCACCGAGATGGGCAAGGGGCTGTATGAAAAGCTCGGCTTTGTCACCACCGGCGAGATTTTGCAGCACCAGACGCGGGCGCTGGCGGCGGTGCCGCCGGTAGTGATGCCGGCGGGCGTAACGCTGCGCCGGGCGCAGGCGCAGGATGTGGCGACCCTGACCGCGCTCGACCAGCAGGCGCACGGCATGCTGCGGTCGCCGCTGATTGCGCACATCGTCAGCGAGCATCAGACCGTGCTGCTGGAGGATACCCGCGGCACGGTTCACGGCTTCGCCAGCCTGCGCCGCTTCGGCCACGGCTGGGCGATCGGCCCGGTCATCGCGCAGGATTTCCCGGCCGCACAGGCGCTGGTCGCCTCGCTGATGCAGGGGCTGCGCGGCGAATTTGTGCGTATCGACACCGACGCCGCGCTGCCGCTGGCCGGCTGGCTCGCCACGCTGGGGCTGGCGCAGGTGGATAACCCGACCACCATGGTGCGCGGCACGCCCTGGACGGTGCCAGCGGGCGGCATGCAGGCGTTTGGCCTGATGACGCAGGCGATGGCCTGATGCAGATCCTCTATAAATCGGACCCCCAGCGCGGCGCGCTGTGGCAGCAGTGGCTGGCGCAGCACGCGCCCGATGTCCAGCTGCATCTCTGGCCGGAGACCGGCGATCCGCAGGCGATTGAGATAGCGATCGTCTGGCAGCCGCCGGAAAAGCTGACAGAGACCTTTCCCAACCTGAAGGCGCTGCTGTCGGTGGGGGCGGGGGCGGATCAGTTCGATCTTGCCGCCTTGCCGCCCGATCTGCCGGTGGTGCGCATGATTGAGCCGGGCCTGACGCAGGGCATGGTGGAGTACGTTACCTTTGCGGTGCTCGGCATTCATCGTGATATGCCGCGCTACCTGCAACAGCAGCGCGCCGCGCAGTGGCAGGCGCACAGCGTCAGGCCCGCCGCGACGCGCCGCGTCGGCGTAATGGGGCTGGGCGAGCTGGGGCAGGCGGTGCTGCGCCAGCTGGTCTCGCTCGGCTTTGACTGCGCAGGCTGGAGCCGCACGCCGCGCCAGCTCGACGGCGTGCAGTGCTTTCACGGCGCAGCGCAGATGGGCGCCTTTCTGGCGCGCAGCGACATTCTGGTCTGTCTGCTGCCGCTGACCGCAGAGACGCGCGGCCTGCTTAACCGCGACCTGTTTGCGCAGCTGCCGCCGGGAGCGGCGCTGGTGCAGGCGGGACGCGGCGCGCAGCTTAACTCACAGGATCTGCTGGCGGCGCTTGACGGCGGCCAGCTCGCGGCAGCGGTGATCGACGTGACCGATCCTGAACCGCTGCCGCCGTCCCATCCTTTCTGGCGTCATCCCGCTATCTGGCTGACGCCGCATATCGCCAGCCAGACGCAAAACGAAAGCGCCGTCGCCGCGCTGCTGGAAAACCTGCGTCGCTACCAGCGCGGCGAGCCGATGGTCGGCCTTATCGACCGCGCGCGAGGCTACTGATGCGCCTCGGCTTGCGGGCCTCTGGGGCGTGGCGTGCGCTGCGTTAAGAAATTTCCCTGCTGAAAGGGCACTGATTTTAACAGGATATGCCGCCGCACACCCTACAACGGCAGCATGCGAAACCCGCCGGTTGCGATACTTGAGCCAACCGAACGTTACGTGGATGAGGTATAAAAATGCAGAATGTCATGGCCGAACAACAGACCTATTCCGACAACAGTTTGCTGCTGGACGCGCGCGAGCAGAATGTGCCGCGCGGCGTGGTGACCGCCCATCCGCTGGTGATTGAGCGCGCCAGAGGCAGTGAAGTCTGGGACGTCGAGGGGAACCGCTATCTCGACTTCGTCGGCGGCATCGGCGTGCTCAACGTCGGGCACAATCATCCGGCGGTGGTGAATGCGGTGACGCGCCAGCTGGGCCTGGTGTCGCACGCCTGTTTTCAGGTGGTGGCCTATCCGGGCTATATCGAGCTGGCGCAGCGTCTTAACCGGCTGGTGGGCGGCGGCGAAGCGTACAAAAGCGTCTTCTTTACCAGCGGCGCGGAAGCGGTAGAGAACGCCATTAAAATTGCCCGCTCGCATACCAGCCGCTCTGGCGTTATCGCCTTTGACGGCGCCTTTCACGGCCGTACGCTGCTGGGCGTGACGCTGACCGGCATGAGCCAGCCCTATAAGCAGAATTTTGGTCCTTTCCCGGCGGATATCTACCGCCTGCCGTTCCCCAATCCGCTGCATGGCGTCACCGAAGTGGACTGCCTGAAGGCGCTGGATCAGCTCTTTGCGGTGCAGATCGCGCCAGAGCGCGTGGCGGCGATCATTATCGAGCCGGTGCAGGGCGACGGCGGCTTCCTGCCGGCCGGCCCGGCGTTTATGCAGGCGCTGCGCCGCATTACCGAGCAGCACGGCATCGTGCTGATCTGCGATGAGGTGCAGAGCGGCTTTGGCCGTACCGGCAAGATGTTCGCCTTCCAGCACTTCAACATCAAACCCGATCTGGTCACGGTGGCGAAAAGCCTGGGCGGCGGTTTGCCTATTTCTGGCGTGGTGGGCAAGGCGGCGATAATGGACGCGCCGACGCCCGGCGGGCTGGGCGGCACCTACGGCGGCAATGCGCTGGGCTGCGCGGCGGCGCTGGCGGTGCTCGATTTGCTGGAGCACGACAACCTGCTGGCGCGCGCTAACCAGCTTGGCGAGCAGCTGCTGGCGCGGCTGCAGCTGCTGGCGGAGAAATATGCCTGCATCGGCGACGTGCGCGGCCTCGGCTTTATGCTGGCGGTGGAGATCCTCGATTTTGAAACCGGCAGGCCGGACGCGGCGCTGACGCAGAAGATCCTCGACAGCGCCTGCCAGGAGGGACTGCTGCTGATCAAGTGCGGCGTTCAGCGCAATGTGGTGCGCTTCCTGGCGCCGCTGGTAACGACCGATTCACAGCTGGAGGAGGCGCTGCACATTTTCGATATTGCGCTGGCGCGCGCCACAGGCCGGCTGGGCTGAAACCCGCTTCCTCATTGATATTGCTGGAATAATTATAATTTTTCCTGATGGATAACGCGCGCGTTAACGCTGGCGCTGGCGGCGCAAAGCGTGTTATACCATCAGCACGTCCTGCACAATTGGTTAACAATGAGGGGTGGTATGAACGGCTTAATGAAACTTGACCGCATCGATATCAACATCCTGGTGCAACTGCAAAAAGATGGCCGTATCAGCAACGTTAATCTCGCCGATGCCGTGGGACTTTCGCCCAGCCCCTGCCTGCAGCGCGTCAAGCGCCTTGAGCAGGCTGGCTTTATCACCGGCTATGAAGCCCATATCAATCTCACCAAAATAACCGATTCGGTCACGGTCTTTACCGAAGTGACGCTCTCCGGCCATCGCCGCGAAGATTTTATGAAGTTCGAGAGCGCGCTGCGCGATGTCGACGAGCTGATGGAGTGCCACCTGATTACCGGCGGCTACGACTATCTGCTGCGCTTTATCACCCGCAGCATTGAGCACTACCAGGAAGTCATTGAGAAGATGCTGGATGCGCAGATCGGCATCGATAAATACTTCAGCTATATCGTGATTAAGTCGCCGGTAATGAAGAGCAGCGTGCCGCTGCGCTCGCTGATTACCCGGCAGAATGACGTGCTGGGCGCGCTCTAGTTTCTGCCGCACTGAGCCTTTTACAGTCTGCTTTATCAACGCGGGCGAGCAAGGGAAGGGCGTGAAAACAGCGCAGGATAAAAACGTTCTGTTCCACCCGTCAGGCAGTTAACCGGTCATTGGGAAGAGCAGACATTTCATCGCGGCGCGAAGAGACGGGCACGCTTACCACGCGGATATCGCGGCTTATGGACGAGCGATTGCCTCTGCCTGCGGCTTTAAAAAATCATCCGCCTGTTCCGCCCCGCTATGGGGCTTTTTTATGGCCGCAGCCAGCCCCTTTCACACAGCATAACATTTCTTTTCCGCCCTTTTTTCAACGCATTTAACGGGTTCGCCGCGCCTCTTCAGCCGCGTCGGCTGAAGAGGCGCGCTTACTATAAATCGATGCCGCCACAAGGAGTTATTTATGACCGCACTGATTATCGCCGACCATCTCTGGCAGCGCGACGACTTTACCCTTTCTACCAAACGGACGCGGCTGGATATGGACTGGGTCCACTTCCAGCTGGCCGAGCGATCCTACTGGGCGAAAGGGCAGGCGCGCGCCACCACCGAGCGGGCCGTGGCGGCCTCGCTGCCGTTTGGGCTCTATCACATTGATGCGCAGATCGGCTTTGCGCGGCTGATTACCGACTACACCCGCTTCGGCTGGCTGTGCGACGTCATTATCGACGAGGCGTGGCGCGGGCATGGCCTGGGCAGCTGGCTGGCAGGCTGCGTGCGCGAGCATCCGGAGCTTGCCACGGTGCGGCGCTGGATGCTTTCAACAAACGATGCTCATCAGCTCTATCAGCGGCTTGGCTGGCGCGTGGTGCAGGAGCCGCACAAGCTGATGGAATTCCCTCTCTCCTGACCCTGGAGTGACACAGATGCGTTACCGCGTTGGCGTGGACATTGGCGGATCCTTTACCGATTTCGCCGTGCTGGATCGGCAAACCAACCAGATCCATACCCTGAAAGTGCTGTCGCGGCCCGATGCGCCCGGCAGTGAAATCCTGACCGGGCTGGCGCAGCTCGCCGCGCGCGACGGCGTCGATCCCGCCCAGATCGGCTACTTTACCCACGGCACCACGGTCGGCATCAACGCGGTGATCCAGCGGCGCGGCGTGCGGCTGGCGCTGTTTGCCACCAAAGGCTTCTGCGACGTGCTGGAGCTGGCGCGGCTGAAAATTCCCCATATTCACGATCTCTTTTCCCGTCGGCCCACGCCGCTGATTAGCCGCGACCGCGTCTTCGCTATCCGCGAGCGCACCGACCGCGACGGCAAGGTGCTGCAGTCGGTGGATCGCCAGAGCGTGCTGGCGGCTATCGCGGGCGCACGCGCGGCGGGCTGTGAGGGCATCGTGGTGGCGCTGCTGCACAGCTACCGCAACCGGCACAATGAGGCGGCGGTAAAGGCGATCGTTGAGGAGGTCGCGCCCGAGCTGCTGACCTCCTGCTCGGCCGACATCTGGCCCGTTATCCGCGAATATGAGCGCACCATTACTGCCACTATCAACGCCTACGTGCAGCCAATGGTCATCAACTATCTGGAAAAGTTTGAAGGCGCGCTGCGTGATAAAGGCGTCACCACGCCGCCGCGCATGACCAAATCCAACGGCGGCGTAATGGGCGTTGAGCAGGCGAAGCGCGAATGCGTGCAGATGGTGCTCTCCGGCACCGCCTCCGGGGTAATCGGCGCCAGCTATCTCGCCAGCGCCTGCGGCTTTGATCGCATCCTCAGCCTGGATATCGGCGGCACCAGCGCCGACGTAGCGGTGATTATTAACGGTGAGGTGGCGCAGGGCAACGGCGAGATCATCGGCGACTTTCCCGTTTATATCCCCTCGGTGGCGGTGACCTCCGTCGGGCAGGGGGGCGGGTCGCTGGCGTGGATCGACGAGCAGGGGGTGATGCAGATGGGGCCGGACAGCGCCGGCTCGCTGCCCGGCCCTGTCTGTTTCCAGCGCGGCGGCACTCAGCCGACCGCCACCGACGCCTTTGCCGCCTGCGGCATGATCGGCCACGGCGATCTCGGCTACCACGCCGTGCAGGTGGATGTTGCCGCCGCCCGCGCCGCCTGGCAGCCGCTGGCCGATCGCCTTGGCGTGTCGCCAGAGCAGACCGCTGAAGCCGCTATTGAACTGGCGATCTCCAGCATGTACGGCGATACCAGCGGCCTGCTGTCGCGCTTCGGCCTCGATCCGCGCGAGTTCTGGTTTCTCGCCTTCGGCGGTGCCGGTCCGATGATGGGCTGTTTTCTGGCGCGCGAACTCAATATGAAAGGCGTAATCGTGCCGCCGACGCCGGGCGTGCTCTCGGCGCTGGGCGGGCTGGTGGCGGATATCCGCAACGACTTTATCCGCACGCTTTATGGCGATCTTAACGCACAGCTGGCGGACCGGCTGGCCTCTGAAGCGGAGAGCCTGAGCCAGCGGGCGCAGGCCTGGCTGACGGCGGAGCACGGCGCGGCGATGCCGTTCAGGCTGCAGTTCAGCGCCGATATGCGCTATCGCGGCCAGTCGTTTGAAGTTGACGTGCCGCTGGAGGCGGCGTGGCTGATGAGCGCCGACGTGGCGGCGCTGCATGCGGCCTTCGATCGCCAGCATCACCAGCTCTTTGGCCACAGCGACGCTGACGCGCCGGTGCAGCTTATCAATCTGCGGCTGGTCATTACCTCGCCCACGCCGAAACCGGTGCTGAATCGCCTCGCGCC encodes the following:
- a CDS encoding hydantoinase/oxoprolinase family protein, with protein sequence MRYRVGVDIGGSFTDFAVLDRQTNQIHTLKVLSRPDAPGSEILTGLAQLAARDGVDPAQIGYFTHGTTVGINAVIQRRGVRLALFATKGFCDVLELARLKIPHIHDLFSRRPTPLISRDRVFAIRERTDRDGKVLQSVDRQSVLAAIAGARAAGCEGIVVALLHSYRNRHNEAAVKAIVEEVAPELLTSCSADIWPVIREYERTITATINAYVQPMVINYLEKFEGALRDKGVTTPPRMTKSNGGVMGVEQAKRECVQMVLSGTASGVIGASYLASACGFDRILSLDIGGTSADVAVIINGEVAQGNGEIIGDFPVYIPSVAVTSVGQGGGSLAWIDEQGVMQMGPDSAGSLPGPVCFQRGGTQPTATDAFAACGMIGHGDLGYHAVQVDVAAARAAWQPLADRLGVSPEQTAEAAIELAISSMYGDTSGLLSRFGLDPREFWFLAFGGAGPMMGCFLARELNMKGVIVPPTPGVLSALGGLVADIRNDFIRTLYGDLNAQLADRLASEAESLSQRAQAWLTAEHGAAMPFRLQFSADMRYRGQSFEVDVPLEAAWLMSADVAALHAAFDRQHHQLFGHSDADAPVQLINLRLVITSPTPKPVLNRLAPATAPVAVVKQVQAWIEGAFHQVDLVLRATLRPGHRLRGPVIVAQDDCTTCVPPRMQVEVDSFGNLLITPLNEEK